Proteins from one Roseimicrobium gellanilyticum genomic window:
- the cimA gene encoding citramalate synthase, which yields MSKSPAVSLYDTTLRDGTQGEGVNFSAHDKLRIAHELDAFGMHYIEGGWPGSNPKDMEFFELAKTQKFKNAKIAAFGSTRRANLAVEDDPQVKMLIDAGTPVVTFYGKSWLLHVTEVLRTTPEENRAMIRDTVRFCKEAGREVIYDAEHFFDGFKDEPEYALSTLAAALEGGADFLVLCETNGGSLPHEVEEITRKVQARFPGAKIGIHSHDDGGLGVANALASIRAGAVQVQGTMNGYGERTGNCNLTTVVPNLALKMGYEGIVPDLTKLTALSKFVDDVANLPHFNRAPFVGSTAFSHKGGTHVNAVQKLARSYEHIQPTAVGNRQVVLVSDMSGQDNILRKAQEMGFDLKRGEESRRILDQIKQRENDGYEYEAADASFELLLRRELGLYQPSFKLLEYHTTHRQHGERGLDTCEATVKIELNNERIYTVEEGDGPVNALDQALRKALATAHPELAKVSLCDFKVRILDSKSGTAAKTRVLIESTDGVDSWGTVGVDFNIIDASWEALRESLEFYLLRKKQPRGA from the coding sequence ATGTCAAAGTCACCCGCAGTTTCCCTTTATGACACCACCCTCCGTGACGGCACGCAGGGCGAGGGCGTCAACTTCAGCGCGCACGACAAACTCCGCATCGCCCACGAACTGGACGCGTTCGGCATGCACTACATCGAGGGCGGCTGGCCGGGCTCCAATCCGAAGGACATGGAGTTCTTCGAGCTGGCAAAGACCCAGAAGTTCAAGAACGCGAAGATCGCCGCCTTCGGCAGCACCCGTCGCGCGAACCTTGCGGTGGAAGACGATCCGCAGGTGAAGATGCTCATCGATGCCGGCACGCCGGTCGTCACCTTCTACGGAAAGAGCTGGCTGCTGCACGTGACGGAAGTCCTGCGTACCACGCCCGAGGAGAACCGCGCCATGATCCGCGATACGGTGCGCTTCTGCAAGGAAGCCGGGCGCGAGGTCATCTATGACGCCGAGCATTTCTTCGATGGCTTCAAGGACGAGCCTGAGTACGCCCTCTCCACCCTGGCCGCCGCGCTGGAAGGTGGCGCGGATTTCCTGGTGCTTTGCGAGACGAACGGTGGCAGCCTCCCGCATGAGGTGGAAGAAATCACGAGGAAGGTGCAGGCCCGTTTCCCCGGGGCGAAAATCGGCATCCACTCACATGATGACGGTGGTCTCGGCGTGGCGAATGCGCTTGCCTCCATCCGCGCTGGTGCCGTGCAGGTGCAGGGCACGATGAATGGCTATGGTGAACGCACGGGAAACTGCAACCTCACCACCGTGGTGCCGAACCTCGCCCTGAAGATGGGCTATGAAGGCATCGTGCCGGATCTCACCAAGCTCACGGCGCTCTCGAAGTTCGTGGATGATGTGGCGAACCTGCCGCACTTCAATCGCGCGCCCTTCGTGGGCAGCACCGCCTTCTCGCACAAGGGCGGCACGCACGTGAATGCCGTGCAGAAGCTGGCGCGCAGCTATGAGCACATCCAGCCCACCGCCGTGGGCAATCGCCAGGTGGTGCTCGTGAGTGACATGTCCGGCCAGGACAACATCCTGCGCAAGGCCCAGGAGATGGGCTTTGACCTTAAGCGTGGTGAAGAGTCCCGCCGCATCCTGGACCAGATCAAACAGCGTGAGAATGACGGCTATGAGTACGAGGCCGCAGACGCCTCCTTTGAGCTGCTGCTGCGCCGCGAGCTTGGCCTCTACCAGCCCAGCTTCAAGCTGCTGGAGTATCACACCACACACCGCCAGCATGGCGAGCGTGGCCTGGACACTTGCGAAGCCACGGTGAAGATCGAGCTCAACAACGAGCGCATCTACACGGTGGAGGAAGGTGATGGTCCCGTGAATGCGCTGGACCAGGCCCTGCGCAAGGCCCTGGCCACCGCACATCCCGAGCTGGCCAAGGTGTCCCTGTGCGACTTCAAGGTGCGCATCCTGGACAGCAAGTCCGGTACCGCTGCCAAGACGCGTGTGCTCATCGAGAGTACCGATGGCGTGGACAGCTGGGGTACAGTGGGTGTGGATTTCAACATCATCGACGCGAGCTGGGAGGCTCTGCGGGAGAGCCTTGAGTTCTACCTCCTGCGGAAAAAACAGCCTCGTGGTGCGTAA
- a CDS encoding lysophospholipid acyltransferase family protein: MVIDLSSRIQQPLQRNLYKLAAPLVERGLAIRSFNDLYERTRRAYVNHPDYPSSRAWFSSGLKELGARYEVDWPANFTFPAEGPLIVVSNHPFGILDPVILADLVSAYRPYVRFMTNYLLGTMEEMRPWIIAVDPFDGENSAQRNLAPMKEALRFLRQGGTLAIFPSGEVAHYKMGRGIEESPWSSHVGALVRRTKATVLPVYFEGHNSPLFHAAGMLHPLMRTGLIFRELFQRCKEPVQVKVGQPIPFSRLKKFEDDESLTRYLRLHTFIMSQRGKPEGRHKEAEEVVEARDVKPVVASSQAESQQEAFEREVEALRAQGSHLASQGNLSVFVGSAAEIPVLLREIGRLREVTFRAVGEGTGEEIDLDRFDDHYLHVFLWDEKERRVAGAYRLGRADVIMRRYGRKGLYTSTLFKFQKPFLQHLDDALEMGRSFIAPNYQRSIAALPLLWKGVLTWVTRYPHYKKLYGPVSISGEYQGLSRKLMVEFLSDNNLHPDLATLVKPRKPFRYGKNRKLLREFISAELGNVDDFSALISSLEEDGKGIPTLLKHYLRLNGTLLSFNVDKDFSSCLDGLILVNITETDPRLLGKYMGEEACATYLKHHGIDVKGGAGAEDGAASVADRA; this comes from the coding sequence ATGGTGATTGACCTTTCCTCCCGCATCCAGCAGCCACTCCAGCGCAATCTCTACAAACTCGCTGCTCCTCTCGTGGAGCGCGGTCTGGCGATTCGGAGCTTCAATGATTTGTACGAGCGCACGCGCCGCGCTTACGTCAACCATCCGGACTATCCCTCTTCCCGTGCCTGGTTCTCTTCAGGATTGAAGGAACTCGGTGCTCGCTACGAGGTCGACTGGCCTGCGAATTTCACCTTTCCCGCCGAGGGGCCGCTCATCGTGGTGTCGAACCATCCCTTCGGCATTCTGGACCCTGTGATCCTCGCGGACCTCGTGTCTGCGTACCGCCCGTACGTGCGGTTCATGACAAACTACCTCCTCGGTACGATGGAGGAGATGCGTCCGTGGATCATCGCTGTGGATCCCTTTGATGGGGAGAACAGCGCCCAGCGCAATCTTGCCCCCATGAAGGAGGCCCTGCGCTTCCTCCGGCAGGGCGGCACACTGGCCATCTTCCCCAGTGGGGAGGTCGCGCACTACAAGATGGGCCGCGGCATCGAGGAGAGCCCCTGGAGCTCTCATGTGGGCGCGCTCGTACGCCGTACGAAGGCGACGGTGCTGCCTGTGTATTTCGAAGGGCACAACAGTCCTCTGTTCCACGCTGCCGGCATGCTGCATCCGCTGATGCGCACGGGGTTGATTTTCCGTGAGCTCTTCCAGCGCTGCAAGGAGCCCGTGCAGGTGAAGGTGGGGCAGCCCATTCCCTTCTCCCGGCTGAAGAAGTTCGAGGACGACGAGAGCCTCACCCGCTATCTGCGTCTGCATACCTTCATCATGAGCCAGCGTGGGAAGCCCGAGGGGCGTCACAAGGAGGCAGAGGAGGTGGTGGAAGCACGGGACGTGAAGCCGGTGGTCGCTTCTTCCCAGGCAGAGAGCCAGCAGGAGGCGTTTGAGCGTGAAGTGGAAGCCTTGCGTGCCCAGGGCAGTCATCTCGCCAGCCAGGGAAACCTGAGTGTCTTTGTCGGATCCGCAGCGGAGATTCCCGTGCTGCTCCGGGAGATTGGCCGCCTGCGCGAGGTCACCTTCCGCGCCGTGGGCGAGGGGACGGGTGAAGAGATCGACCTGGATCGCTTTGATGATCACTACCTGCACGTCTTTCTGTGGGACGAAAAGGAACGTCGCGTGGCCGGAGCGTATCGACTGGGACGTGCGGACGTGATCATGCGCCGCTATGGAAGAAAAGGGCTCTACACCAGCACACTCTTCAAGTTCCAGAAACCCTTCCTGCAGCACCTGGATGATGCGCTGGAGATGGGGCGCAGCTTCATCGCGCCGAACTATCAGCGCAGCATTGCCGCGCTGCCGCTCCTTTGGAAGGGCGTGCTCACGTGGGTGACGCGCTACCCGCACTACAAGAAGCTCTACGGACCGGTGAGCATCAGTGGTGAATACCAGGGCCTCTCGCGGAAGCTCATGGTGGAGTTCCTGAGTGATAACAATTTGCATCCGGACCTCGCCACCCTGGTGAAGCCGCGGAAACCTTTCCGCTATGGAAAGAACCGCAAGCTGCTGCGCGAGTTCATCTCCGCGGAGCTCGGCAATGTGGATGACTTCTCCGCGCTCATCTCAAGTCTGGAGGAAGACGGCAAAGGCATTCCCACATTGTTGAAGCACTACCTGAGGCTCAATGGCACGCTGCTGAGCTTCAATGTGGACAAGGACTTCTCCTCCTGCCTGGACGGCCTCATCCTCGTGAATATCACGGAAACCGATCCCCGACTGCTCGGGAAGTATATGGGAGAGGAAGCCTGCGCCACGTATCTGAAGCATCACGGCATTGATGTGAAAGGTGGTGCCGGGGCTGAGGATGGTGCTGCGTCAGTGGCGGATCGGGCGTGA
- the moaC gene encoding cyclic pyranopterin monophosphate synthase MoaC, giving the protein MLLTHTNANGEAAMVDISAKPVSRREAVATGHIKLQPATLELIRENQIQKGDVLAVARIAGIQAAKLTQHLIPLCHQIPLSKVGVDFVLNPEGITATATAKTICQTGVEMEALSAVTVSLLTIYDMCKGVDKAMRLDGVHLVSKTKELAEKG; this is encoded by the coding sequence ATGCTACTCACCCATACCAATGCCAACGGAGAAGCCGCGATGGTGGACATCTCGGCCAAGCCAGTCTCGCGTCGTGAAGCGGTGGCCACCGGTCACATCAAGCTGCAGCCCGCGACCCTGGAATTGATCCGGGAGAATCAGATTCAGAAGGGGGATGTGCTGGCCGTGGCCCGCATCGCCGGCATCCAGGCGGCGAAGCTCACCCAGCATCTCATTCCGCTGTGCCACCAGATCCCGCTCAGCAAGGTGGGCGTGGACTTCGTGTTGAATCCCGAGGGCATCACCGCCACCGCCACGGCGAAGACCATCTGCCAGACCGGAGTCGAGATGGAGGCGCTCTCCGCAGTCACCGTATCCCTGCTGACCATCTATGACATGTGCAAGGGCGTGGACAAGGCAATGCGGCTTGACGGGGTGCATCTGGTGAGCAAGACGAAGGAGTTGGCCGAGAAAGGCTGA
- a CDS encoding MogA/MoaB family molybdenum cofactor biosynthesis protein, protein MSTPAPAPTAAATITVGIITVSDRASAGVYEDHGGPALRKASMEQGWSVEAEALVPDDVVAIQQAVLSFAAQGCGLILTTGGTGIADRDVTPEAIRGIMRVEIPGFGELMRMKSLEITPNAILSRCLGAIVRQSLVLALPGKPSGAVECLGFVLGAIPHTVKVARKEPTSC, encoded by the coding sequence ATGTCCACACCCGCTCCCGCTCCCACCGCCGCCGCCACGATCACGGTCGGCATCATCACCGTCTCGGACCGCGCCAGTGCCGGCGTGTATGAGGATCACGGCGGGCCCGCGTTGAGAAAGGCGAGCATGGAGCAAGGCTGGAGTGTGGAGGCAGAGGCACTCGTGCCGGATGATGTGGTTGCGATTCAGCAGGCGGTGCTTTCCTTTGCAGCCCAGGGTTGTGGACTCATTCTCACCACGGGTGGCACCGGCATTGCCGACCGCGATGTCACGCCGGAGGCCATCCGTGGCATCATGCGCGTGGAGATTCCCGGGTTTGGTGAGCTCATGCGGATGAAGTCGCTGGAGATCACGCCGAATGCCATCCTCAGCCGCTGCCTCGGCGCCATCGTGCGGCAGTCCCTCGTGCTCGCCCTGCCTGGCAAGCCGAGCGGTGCGGTGGAATGCCTCGGCTTTGTGCTCGGCGCCATTCCGCATACCGTGAAGGTGGCGCGCAAGGAGCCCACGAGCTGTTGA
- a CDS encoding TfoX/Sxy family protein, whose product MTSDDMLDLLASVGEVIPRRMFGGTGFYKNGIMFALEAYGRLFLKTDEENRQIFIDAGCEPFKFVDKDGNETVMSYWEPPESALSSPMKMKPWALLGVEASLRNAKPKSKKKNAPKVKAEGKAAVKETPKPKTKKKAAAKKAARKK is encoded by the coding sequence ATGACGTCAGATGACATGCTCGACCTGCTCGCCTCCGTGGGCGAAGTCATCCCGCGCCGGATGTTCGGCGGCACGGGCTTCTACAAGAATGGCATCATGTTTGCCTTGGAAGCCTACGGCCGGCTCTTCCTCAAAACTGATGAGGAGAACCGGCAGATCTTCATTGATGCCGGCTGCGAGCCCTTCAAGTTTGTGGACAAGGACGGCAACGAGACCGTGATGAGCTATTGGGAGCCGCCGGAGAGTGCCCTCTCCAGTCCCATGAAGATGAAGCCCTGGGCACTGCTCGGGGTGGAGGCGTCATTGCGAAACGCGAAGCCGAAGTCAAAAAAGAAGAATGCACCGAAGGTGAAGGCGGAAGGAAAGGCAGCCGTGAAGGAAACGCCAAAACCGAAGACTAAAAAGAAGGCGGCAGCAAAGAAGGCGGCACGGAAGAAATGA
- a CDS encoding secondary thiamine-phosphate synthase enzyme YjbQ yields MPAHADQFSLTTRGKGTYEITSQVERIVQASGIKTGTVTVFVQHTSCSLVIYENADPSARTDLHEFFERLVPENTPWFVHTCEGPDDMPSHIRMVLTRTSEVIPVMRGRMTLGTWQGIYLFEHRRAPHTRSVVVSVVGEK; encoded by the coding sequence ATGCCAGCCCACGCGGATCAGTTCAGCCTCACCACACGAGGGAAGGGGACCTATGAAATCACCTCGCAGGTGGAGCGCATCGTGCAGGCTTCTGGCATCAAGACGGGAACGGTCACGGTATTTGTGCAGCACACGAGCTGCAGCCTGGTGATCTATGAGAATGCCGATCCATCTGCGCGGACGGACCTGCATGAATTCTTCGAGCGCCTCGTGCCGGAGAATACTCCGTGGTTCGTGCACACCTGTGAAGGACCGGATGACATGCCCAGCCACATCCGCATGGTGCTTACGCGTACCAGCGAAGTGATTCCGGTGATGCGAGGTCGCATGACCTTGGGCACGTGGCAGGGCATCTATCTCTTCGAGCACCGCCGTGCGCCGCATACGCGTAGCGTCGTGGTGAGCGTGGTGGGGGAAAAATAG
- a CDS encoding DUF3820 family protein: MNSDELAARMAEDMAAIERMRMPFGKFGPQHFPPHGVPIFDLPAEYLAWFNQKGFPKGRLGELLKIVYQMKVDGSDLAFDPMRKRNGGRTMLRAERKREWTAPDAE; the protein is encoded by the coding sequence TTGAACTCTGATGAACTTGCCGCCCGCATGGCGGAGGATATGGCCGCCATCGAGCGGATGCGCATGCCCTTTGGCAAATTCGGTCCCCAGCATTTTCCCCCGCATGGTGTGCCCATCTTTGATCTTCCGGCGGAGTACCTCGCCTGGTTCAACCAGAAAGGCTTTCCCAAAGGCCGGCTGGGGGAACTGCTCAAGATTGTGTATCAAATGAAAGTGGACGGGAGCGACCTTGCCTTCGACCCCATGCGCAAGCGCAACGGCGGAAGGACCATGCTGCGCGCGGAGCGCAAGAGAGAGTGGACGGCACCGGATGCGGAGTGA
- a CDS encoding AraC family transcriptional regulator, with translation MASASAWAFYQEAVRRVTKAICAEPSLPVDVAALCAIAEMTPLHLERAFHLCHGVSMAEYARHEWESRRTRGMARPWLIAAI, from the coding sequence ATGGCATCAGCATCGGCATGGGCGTTCTATCAGGAAGCCGTGCGACGGGTGACCAAGGCAATTTGCGCCGAGCCCTCATTACCGGTGGATGTGGCGGCGCTGTGCGCGATTGCCGAGATGACCCCTTTGCATCTGGAGCGCGCCTTCCACCTCTGCCACGGAGTGTCGATGGCCGAGTACGCCCGTCATGAGTGGGAGAGCAGGCGCACACGTGGCATGGCACGTCCGTGGCTGATTGCTGCCATCTAG
- a CDS encoding DUF2934 domain-containing protein, whose amino-acid sequence MLPSCESGGGDFPSKGDRMEDNINITGDSRAQRHSSMEMEIAVRAYELWQIAGEPSGRDLDFWFMAEGELQAEKQPEPAWEDAARKQAMPEALG is encoded by the coding sequence ATGCTGCCATCCTGCGAAAGCGGCGGCGGCGATTTCCCTTCCAAAGGAGATCGCATGGAAGACAACATCAACATCACTGGCGATAGCAGGGCACAACGCCATTCGTCCATGGAGATGGAGATTGCCGTCCGGGCCTATGAGCTCTGGCAGATCGCCGGGGAACCCAGTGGGCGTGACCTGGATTTCTGGTTCATGGCGGAAGGCGAGCTCCAGGCGGAGAAGCAACCCGAGCCCGCATGGGAGGACGCAGCGCGGAAGCAGGCGATGCCTGAAGCTCTGGGCTGA